A genomic window from Helicobacter pylori includes:
- a CDS encoding RidA family protein → MKKVIHSTLAPKAIGPYSQAIATNNLVFVSGQLGVDATTGEFKGADIHSQTTQSMENIKAILKEADLGMDSVVKTTILLKSLDDFAVVNEIYGSYFTEPYPARATFQVAKLPKDALVEIEAIAIK, encoded by the coding sequence ATGAAAAAAGTCATTCATTCAACTCTAGCCCCAAAGGCTATAGGTCCTTACTCTCAAGCTATCGCTACGAACAATCTTGTCTTTGTCTCTGGCCAATTAGGCGTTGATGCAACTACCGGCGAATTTAAGGGTGCGGACATTCATTCTCAAACCACCCAATCCATGGAAAATATCAAAGCGATTTTAAAAGAAGCTGATTTAGGGATGGATAGCGTGGTCAAAACGACTATTTTATTGAAAAGTTTAGACGATTTTGCAGTGGTGAATGAAATCTATGGGAGTTATTTTACAGAGCCTTATCCGGCTAGGGCGACCTTTCAAGTGGCTAAATTGCCTAAAGACGCTTTAGTAGAAATTGAAGCGATAGCCATCAAGTGA
- a CDS encoding Na+/H+ antiporter NhaC family protein encodes MGLSASSLIVPLSVILMVFFTKRVALSLFVGIIVSAVLLHSLNLTNIVEYTYTKITAVFYTYEPEKGLHFNLSNLYVFGFLIFLGVLSQVILKSGSVQNFVKKAKKYSKNAKTPEFIAFFSGIIIFVDDYFNALTVGQISKSLNDAHNSTRERLAYIIDSTSAPVCLLVPISSWGAYIMGIMNNDNSPLLKDSFSVLMQSLSSNYYAIFALIAVFLTILWQINLPSMKKYQNIGVKDFYSEQEEDLSKLAPLSLLPLSILLLIISISSLIFYTGVILKNTDASFSLFYGGLFSLIITYLLAYKFLEKGGFLKLMLDGFKSVGPAMLVLTLAWAIGPVIRDDAQTGLYLAQVSKEFLNSGGGVYMPLIFFLISGFIAFSTGTSWGAFAIMLPIGAGMANESDIILIVSAILSGAVYGDHTSPISDTTILSATGAGCSVQSHFITQLPYATIAMLCSAVSLGVASFMHSRSLALLIGIILLVGVFYLLKKFYGENLKT; translated from the coding sequence GTGGGATTGTCAGCATCAAGTCTTATTGTTCCTCTTAGCGTTATTTTAATGGTTTTTTTCACCAAACGAGTCGCGCTCTCTTTGTTTGTGGGCATTATAGTCAGCGCTGTTTTGTTGCATTCTTTAAACCTCACAAATATCGTAGAATATACCTACACTAAAATCACTGCCGTTTTTTATACCTATGAGCCAGAAAAAGGGCTTCATTTCAATCTTTCCAACCTCTATGTTTTTGGGTTTTTAATCTTTTTAGGCGTTTTAAGTCAAGTGATTTTAAAATCCGGTAGCGTGCAAAATTTTGTCAAAAAAGCCAAAAAATACTCTAAAAACGCTAAAACCCCTGAATTTATCGCTTTTTTTTCAGGCATCATTATTTTTGTAGATGATTATTTTAACGCCCTGACCGTGGGGCAAATCTCAAAGTCTTTAAACGACGCCCACAATTCCACACGAGAGCGCTTGGCTTATATCATAGACTCCACTTCAGCGCCGGTGTGTTTGTTAGTCCCTATTTCTAGTTGGGGGGCTTATATTATGGGGATCATGAATAACGACAACTCGCCTTTATTGAAAGATAGTTTTTCGGTGCTTATGCAAAGTTTAAGCAGTAATTATTATGCGATTTTTGCACTCATTGCGGTGTTTCTCACTATTTTGTGGCAAATCAACCTCCCTAGCATGAAAAAGTATCAAAACATAGGCGTGAAGGATTTTTATAGCGAGCAAGAAGAGGATCTTTCAAAGCTAGCCCCCTTAAGCTTGTTACCCCTTTCTATTCTTTTGTTGATTATCTCCATTTCCTCGTTGATTTTTTATACTGGAGTAATCTTAAAAAACACCGATGCGAGCTTTTCACTCTTTTATGGGGGGCTGTTTTCGCTCATTATCACTTATCTTTTAGCTTACAAGTTTTTAGAAAAAGGGGGGTTTTTAAAACTCATGTTGGATGGCTTTAAGAGTGTGGGGCCAGCGATGCTAGTCTTAACGCTCGCTTGGGCTATTGGGCCTGTGATTAGAGATGACGCTCAAACGGGGCTTTACCTAGCTCAAGTAAGCAAGGAGTTTTTAAATAGTGGAGGGGGGGTGTATATGCCCTTAATCTTTTTTTTAATCTCCGGATTTATCGCTTTTTCTACCGGCACAAGCTGGGGAGCGTTTGCAATCATGCTACCCATTGGAGCGGGCATGGCTAATGAAAGCGATATTATTTTGATCGTTTCAGCCATTCTTTCTGGGGCGGTTTATGGGGATCACACAAGCCCTATTTCTGATACGACTATACTATCGGCTACTGGGGCGGGGTGTTCGGTGCAAAGCCATTTTATCACGCAACTCCCTTATGCGACTATTGCGATGCTTTGCAGCGCGGTGAGTTTGGGGGTTGCAAGTTTTATGCATTCTCGCTCGCTCGCGCTTTTAATCGGTATCATTTTGCTTGTGGGGGTGTTTTATCTTTTGAAAAAATTTTATGGCGAAAATCTAAAAACTTAA
- the accD gene encoding acetyl-CoA carboxylase, carboxyltransferase subunit beta — protein sequence MGFADFFKNFKINKLREAPSKNEQPSHWVKCPKCYALMYHKEVFSKYSVCLKCHYHFRMNATERIEFLCDVGSFEEFDKHLRPNDPLNFVDKESYKQRIKKYEKRTNRPSSVISGEAKINRMPLQIVVFDFSFMGGSLGSVEGEKIVRAINRAVAKKEALLIVSASGGARMQESTYSLMQMAKTSAALNRLSEAKLPFISLLSDPTYGGVSASFAFLGDLIIAEPGAMIGFAGPRVIKQTIGADLPEGFQTAEFLLEHGLIDMIVHRKDLKKTLSDLIAITTHKTSKIF from the coding sequence ATGGGATTTGCAGATTTCTTTAAAAATTTCAAGATCAATAAATTGCGAGAAGCGCCAAGTAAGAACGAACAACCAAGCCATTGGGTGAAATGCCCTAAATGTTATGCATTAATGTATCATAAAGAAGTGTTTAGTAAATACAGCGTGTGTTTGAAATGCCATTACCATTTCCGCATGAATGCGACTGAAAGGATTGAATTTTTATGCGATGTGGGGAGTTTTGAAGAATTTGATAAGCATTTACGGCCTAATGACCCTTTGAATTTCGTGGATAAAGAAAGCTACAAACAGCGCATTAAAAAATACGAGAAAAGGACCAACCGCCCAAGCTCAGTGATTAGCGGTGAGGCTAAAATCAACCGCATGCCTTTGCAGATCGTGGTGTTTGATTTTAGCTTTATGGGGGGGAGTTTAGGCTCTGTGGAGGGTGAAAAGATCGTAAGAGCGATTAATCGCGCGGTCGCCAAAAAAGAAGCGTTATTGATCGTTTCAGCGAGTGGGGGGGCCAGGATGCAAGAATCCACTTATTCACTCATGCAAATGGCTAAAACGAGCGCAGCTTTGAACCGATTGAGCGAGGCTAAACTCCCTTTCATTTCGCTTTTGAGCGATCCCACTTATGGGGGCGTTAGCGCGTCTTTTGCGTTTTTAGGGGATCTCATCATTGCAGAGCCAGGAGCGATGATAGGTTTTGCAGGGCCTAGGGTCATTAAACAAACCATAGGGGCGGATTTGCCTGAGGGCTTTCAAACAGCGGAATTTTTATTAGAGCATGGCTTGATTGATATGATTGTGCACAGGAAGGATTTGAAGAAAACTTTGAGCGATTTGATCGCTATCACCACGCATAAGACTTCAAAGATTTTTTAA
- a CDS encoding alanine/glycine:cation symporter family protein has product METIDSVVRYLSNFVWGIPMQILLVGTGLFLTFYLRGLQFSKIFYAIKILFDKESQSKGDISQFSALMLSLGATVGIGSIVGVATAISIAGPGAVFWMWVTGLVGMATKYSEGILAVKYREKGAFGYNGGPMYYIKNGLNMPKLAMAFAIFTIIASIGTGNMTQSNAVSSILSEQASLPNWVSGLLLTLLTAVIVIGGIKSIGKFTSYLAPIMVLLYLITIIYVIVSHFDLALQAIKLIFEEAFNPKPVVGGAAGALMTTMIKTGVARGLYSNEAGLGSSAIIAASAQTHHPVRQALVSMLQTFIVTLVVCSATASVILMAPEYNTLLPDGTKMSANLLTLKSTEYFLGSLGTVVIFLTMIFFAYSTIIGWAYYGEKCTEYAFGEKKVKYYRLIFLASVMVGAMAKIDFVWNLADLSNGLMAIPNLIALILLHKVVYSETRWYFSKHSNK; this is encoded by the coding sequence ATGGAAACGATTGATTCGGTGGTACGCTATTTATCTAATTTTGTGTGGGGGATTCCCATGCAAATTTTATTGGTAGGCACCGGCTTGTTTTTGACCTTCTATCTTAGGGGTTTGCAATTCAGTAAAATCTTTTATGCGATCAAAATCCTTTTTGACAAAGAGTCCCAATCTAAAGGCGATATTTCGCAATTCTCCGCCCTCATGCTCTCTTTAGGGGCAACCGTGGGTATTGGGAGTATCGTAGGCGTAGCGACCGCAATCAGCATTGCAGGGCCAGGGGCAGTATTTTGGATGTGGGTTACCGGGCTTGTTGGCATGGCGACGAAATATTCTGAGGGGATTTTAGCCGTGAAATACAGAGAAAAAGGGGCGTTTGGATACAATGGAGGGCCCATGTATTACATTAAAAACGGCCTCAACATGCCCAAACTCGCCATGGCGTTTGCGATTTTTACCATTATTGCAAGCATTGGCACCGGTAACATGACGCAATCCAACGCGGTTTCTTCCATTTTAAGCGAACAAGCGAGCTTGCCCAATTGGGTTTCAGGCTTATTGCTCACCCTTTTAACCGCTGTTATTGTCATTGGGGGGATCAAATCCATTGGTAAATTCACTTCTTATTTAGCCCCTATCATGGTACTTTTATATTTAATAACTATTATTTATGTTATTGTCAGCCATTTTGATTTAGCCCTTCAAGCCATCAAGCTTATTTTTGAAGAAGCCTTTAACCCTAAACCCGTTGTGGGCGGAGCGGCAGGCGCGTTGATGACGACGATGATAAAAACGGGCGTGGCTAGGGGGTTGTATTCTAATGAAGCGGGGTTGGGGAGTTCAGCTATCATTGCCGCAAGCGCTCAAACGCACCACCCAGTACGCCAAGCTTTAGTTTCTATGCTCCAAACTTTTATTGTAACCTTAGTGGTGTGTTCGGCGACAGCGAGCGTGATTTTAATGGCGCCAGAATATAACACCTTGCTCCCTGATGGCACGAAAATGAGCGCTAATTTGCTCACTTTAAAAAGCACGGAGTATTTTCTAGGCTCATTAGGGACGGTGGTGATTTTTTTGACCATGATCTTTTTTGCCTACTCTACGATCATTGGCTGGGCTTATTATGGGGAAAAATGCACTGAATACGCCTTTGGTGAGAAAAAGGTTAAATATTACCGCTTGATCTTTTTAGCGAGTGTCATGGTAGGGGCTATGGCTAAAATTGATTTTGTGTGGAATTTGGCGGATCTGTCTAACGGGCTTATGGCTATCCCTAATTTGATCGCTTTGATTTTATTGCATAAAGTGGTGTATTCTGAGACTCGTTGGTATTTTAGCAAGCACTCCAACAAATAA
- the lgt gene encoding prolipoprotein diacylglyceryl transferase translates to MNAWNTIYERFNPIAFSLGNIEVHWYGLAYACAIVVAFYMALRMIQQDPKRFPVARKDFESYFLWAELGIVLGARIGYILIYEPNSGYYLTHFWQIFNPFDSHGNFIGIRGMSYHGGLVGFLIASYLYNRKDLKKLLIYLDLIAISLPLGYVFGRIGNFLNQELVGRIVPKDSHLGQIIGIVVDNELRYPSQLIEAFLEGVIVFLMVMWAKKHTKTHGLLIVVYGLGYSLMRFIAEFYREPDSQMGVYFLNLSMGQILSLLMVIVSLGILLYAIRHSKKIKEN, encoded by the coding sequence ATGAACGCTTGGAATACGATTTATGAGCGCTTTAACCCCATCGCTTTTAGTCTTGGCAATATTGAAGTGCATTGGTATGGTTTGGCGTATGCGTGCGCGATTGTTGTTGCATTTTACATGGCGTTAAGAATGATCCAACAAGATCCCAAACGATTCCCAGTTGCAAGAAAGGATTTTGAAAGTTATTTTTTATGGGCGGAGCTTGGCATTGTGTTAGGGGCAAGGATAGGATACATTCTTATTTATGAGCCTAACTCTGGTTATTATTTGACGCATTTTTGGCAAATCTTTAACCCTTTTGATAGCCATGGGAATTTTATTGGCATTCGTGGGATGAGCTATCATGGGGGGTTGGTGGGGTTTTTGATCGCTTCGTATCTTTACAATCGTAAGGATTTGAAAAAGCTTTTAATTTATTTGGATTTGATTGCAATTAGCCTGCCTTTAGGGTATGTTTTTGGGAGGATTGGGAATTTTTTAAACCAGGAGTTGGTGGGAAGGATTGTCCCCAAAGACAGCCATTTAGGGCAAATCATAGGCATTGTGGTGGATAATGAATTGCGTTATCCTAGCCAACTCATTGAAGCGTTTTTAGAGGGGGTTATTGTGTTTTTAATGGTAATGTGGGCTAAAAAACACACCAAAACGCATGGACTGCTCATTGTGGTTTATGGTTTGGGGTATTCCTTGATGCGCTTTATTGCGGAATTTTACAGAGAGCCAGACAGTCAAATGGGGGTTTATTTTTTGAATTTGAGCATGGGGCAGATTTTAAGCCTGCTTATGGTAATTGTTTCGTTAGGGATTTTATTGTATGCTATAAGACATTCTAAAAAAATAAAGGAAAACTAA
- a CDS encoding NAD(P)H-dependent oxidoreductase yields MKFLDQEKRRQLLNERHSCKMFDSHYAFSSEELEEIAEIARLSPSSYNTQPWHFVMVTDKDLKNQIAAHSYFNKDMIESASALMVVCSLNPIELLPHSHYMQNLYPESYKMRVLPSFAQMLDLRFNHSMQKLESYILEQCYIAVGQICMGVSLMGLDSCIIGGFDALKVGEILEKRINKPKIACLIALGKRVAEASKKSRKSKAATITWL; encoded by the coding sequence ATGAAATTTTTGGATCAAGAAAAAAGAAGACAATTGTTGAACGAGCGCCATTCTTGCAAAATGTTTGATAGCCATTACGCATTTTCTAGCGAAGAATTAGAAGAAATCGCTGAAATTGCCAGACTATCGCCAAGCTCTTACAACACACAGCCATGGCATTTTGTGATGGTTACTGACAAAGATTTAAAAAATCAAATTGCAGCGCATAGCTATTTCAATAAAGACATGATTGAAAGCGCTTCAGCGTTGATGGTGGTGTGTTCTTTAAACCCTATTGAATTGTTACCGCATAGCCATTACATGCAAAACCTCTACCCAGAGTCTTATAAAATGAGAGTGCTTCCTTCTTTTGCTCAAATGCTTGATTTAAGGTTTAACCACAGCATGCAAAAACTAGAAAGCTATATTTTAGAGCAATGCTATATTGCGGTGGGGCAAATTTGCATGGGCGTGAGCTTGATGGGATTAGATAGTTGCATTATCGGAGGCTTTGATGCGTTAAAAGTGGGCGAAATCTTAGAAAAGCGTATCAATAAGCCTAAAATCGCATGTTTGATCGCATTGGGTAAGAGGGTGGCAGAAGCGAGCAAAAAATCAAGAAAATCAAAGGCTGCTACAATTACTTGGTTGTGA
- a CDS encoding LapA family protein, whose protein sequence is MRFYIIFTFLFIVGFGVFVYSIDPQAYAFNLGSYSFNLPIAVWLMGVLGMFAFFSWVFLFKHNISHKIRLYHEKRDFDKLLKQILSQDTQKTFLKTKFKSDLAKNLSQILARYDLKADLNTPNSGCEKVDNLFKHYHNIENNTLEPKDHTKHSLAYDHAYFSKRLKAFMHNDLKNAFEVLTNMQIPLDLRHYAFIEIAQKGSKKEVLKALNAMQDDLNKECVKSFLKAFFEKSLNTDTLKISELCKKVGYDKNDYLKLAQKAQKFLVPDKWFQFFEILSQEDDKAQKAFLFVLLELEMNDLAKEHLAVLSFEEYMLLNAYMDLKKEHQKAYKLEAFL, encoded by the coding sequence ATGCGTTTTTACATTATCTTTACATTTTTATTTATTGTGGGTTTTGGCGTGTTTGTTTATAGCATTGATCCGCAAGCTTATGCTTTCAATTTGGGGAGTTATAGCTTTAATTTGCCCATAGCGGTATGGCTTATGGGCGTTTTGGGCATGTTCGCTTTTTTTTCATGGGTTTTTTTATTCAAACACAACATCAGCCATAAAATCCGCCTATACCATGAGAAAAGGGATTTTGACAAATTGCTCAAACAAATCCTGTCCCAAGACACTCAAAAGACTTTTTTAAAAACGAAATTTAAAAGCGATCTCGCTAAAAACCTTTCTCAAATCTTAGCCCGCTATGATTTAAAGGCTGATTTAAACACGCCAAATAGCGGGTGTGAAAAAGTGGATAACCTTTTTAAACATTACCACAACATAGAAAACAACACCCTTGAACCTAAAGATCACACCAAGCACTCTCTGGCTTATGATCATGCTTATTTTTCTAAACGCTTGAAAGCTTTCATGCATAACGATTTAAAAAACGCCTTTGAAGTTTTAACAAACATGCAAATCCCTTTAGACTTACGCCATTACGCTTTTATAGAAATCGCCCAAAAAGGAAGTAAAAAAGAGGTTTTAAAGGCTTTGAATGCAATGCAAGATGATTTGAACAAAGAATGCGTGAAGTCTTTTTTAAAAGCTTTTTTTGAAAAATCCTTAAACACAGACACTTTAAAGATTTCAGAGCTTTGCAAAAAGGTGGGTTATGACAAGAACGATTATTTAAAGCTCGCGCAAAAAGCGCAAAAATTCCTTGTGCCGGACAAATGGTTCCAGTTTTTTGAGATTTTAAGCCAAGAAGACGATAAGGCCCAAAAAGCCTTTTTGTTTGTGTTGCTAGAATTAGAAATGAATGATCTCGCTAAGGAGCATCTAGCGGTTTTATCTTTTGAAGAATACATGCTTTTAAACGCTTACATGGATTTGAAAAAAGAGCATCAAAAAGCCTATAAATTAGAAGCGTTTTTGTAG
- the rlmH gene encoding 23S rRNA (pseudouridine(1915)-N(3))-methyltransferase RlmH: protein MRCVVYSIAKSSPLELVKSYQKQCKQFDCELELVDLFPKNIVNAQKISKELAQKSYSLAFEPYFNPKAINIALHPKAKGGDSFAFSKMLENHLNINFFIAGAYGFEEKFLKDCQAWSLSEMTFSHEVAKIVLCEQIYRALSIIFKHPYHK from the coding sequence ATGCGTTGTGTGGTGTATTCTATCGCTAAAAGTTCGCCTTTAGAGTTGGTGAAAAGCTATCAAAAACAATGCAAACAATTTGATTGCGAATTAGAATTAGTGGATTTATTCCCTAAAAATATAGTCAACGCTCAAAAAATTTCTAAAGAACTCGCTCAAAAAAGTTACTCTCTAGCCTTTGAGCCGTATTTCAACCCTAAAGCGATCAATATTGCATTGCACCCTAAAGCTAAAGGGGGCGATAGCTTTGCGTTTAGTAAAATGTTAGAAAATCATCTTAATATTAATTTCTTTATCGCTGGAGCGTATGGCTTTGAAGAAAAATTTTTAAAAGATTGTCAGGCTTGGAGTTTGAGCGAGATGACTTTTAGCCATGAAGTGGCTAAAATTGTTTTATGCGAGCAAATTTATAGGGCTTTAAGCATTATTTTTAAGCATCCATACCATAAATAG
- a CDS encoding NAD(P)/FAD-dependent oxidoreductase, producing MKKEVVVIGGGIVGLSCAYSMHKLGHKVCVIEKSDGKNGTSFGNAGLISAFKKAPLSCPGVVLDTLKLMLKNQAPLKFHFGLNLKLYQWILKFMKSANAKSTHRTMALFERYGWLSIDAYHQMLEDGMDFWYKEDGLLMIYTLEENFEKKIKTCDDSGAYKILSAKETKEYMPVVNDNICGSVLLTENAHVDPGEVMHSLQQYLQNAGVEFLYNEEVVDFEFKNNLIDGVITHKEKIQAEKIILATGANPTLIKKTKNDFLMMGAKGYSITFKMPEELKPKTSSLFADIFMAMTPRRDTVRITSKLELNTNNALIDKEQIANMKKNLAAFTQPFEMKDAIEWCGFRPLTPNDIPYLGYDKRYKNLIHATGLGWLGITFGPAIGKIIANLSQDGANEKNADIMLFSAFFRD from the coding sequence ATGAAAAAAGAAGTGGTTGTTATAGGCGGTGGGATTGTAGGGCTTTCTTGTGCGTATTCTATGCATAAATTAGGGCATAAGGTCTGTGTGATTGAAAAAAGCGATGGCAAAAACGGCACTTCTTTTGGGAATGCCGGACTCATTTCTGCGTTTAAAAAAGCCCCGCTCTCATGCCCTGGTGTGGTGTTAGACACCCTTAAACTCATGCTTAAAAACCAAGCCCCTTTAAAATTCCATTTTGGGCTTAATTTGAAGCTTTACCAATGGATTTTAAAATTCATGAAAAGCGCGAACGCCAAATCCACCCACCGCACCATGGCGTTGTTTGAACGCTACGGGTGGCTGAGCATTGATGCGTATCACCAGATGCTAGAAGACGGCATGGATTTTTGGTATAAAGAAGACGGGCTTTTAATGATCTACACTTTAGAAGAAAATTTTGAAAAAAAGATTAAAACTTGCGATGACAGCGGTGCTTATAAAATCCTTAGCGCCAAAGAGACCAAAGAATACATGCCGGTTGTTAATGACAATATCTGCGGGAGCGTGCTTTTAACCGAAAATGCGCATGTGGATCCGGGCGAAGTGATGCACTCTTTGCAACAATATTTACAAAACGCGGGCGTGGAGTTTCTTTATAATGAAGAGGTTGTTGATTTTGAGTTTAAAAACAACCTTATTGATGGCGTTATCACGCATAAAGAAAAAATCCAAGCAGAAAAAATCATTCTAGCCACTGGGGCTAACCCCACTCTCATCAAAAAAACCAAGAACGATTTTTTAATGATGGGGGCTAAAGGTTATAGCATCACCTTTAAAATGCCTGAAGAATTAAAACCCAAAACCTCTTCTTTATTTGCGGATATTTTCATGGCAATGACCCCACGAAGAGACACCGTAAGGATCACTTCTAAATTAGAATTAAACACCAATAACGCCCTCATTGATAAAGAGCAAATCGCTAACATGAAGAAAAATCTAGCCGCTTTCACGCAGCCTTTTGAAATGAAAGACGCCATAGAGTGGTGTGGTTTTAGGCCCTTAACCCCTAATGATATTCCTTATTTAGGCTATGACAAACGCTATAAAAACTTAATCCATGCCACAGGACTGGGGTGGCTTGGCATCACTTTTGGCCCGGCCATTGGTAAAATCATCGCCAATTTAAGCCAAGACGGAGCGAATGAAAAAAATGCCGATATTATGCTTTTTTCTGCATTTTTTAGGGATTAA
- a CDS encoding nicotinamide-nucleotide amidohydrolase family protein — protein MKFKFLNMDNESGFILIEKELKRLKLFSQVKENCIELKGENVERARIYLKTLFNSNIVELDDNKKSANALIERLKSLNLKIAVAESCSGGLLSHAFTSVSGASAVFMGGIVCYNEEVKREILKVNATTLKIFGVYSEECVKEMLSGVFLNFKADLALAISGVAGPNGGSKANPVGTIYIGVQKSGSHALIDRCFFEGDRESVQNKSVEHALNMLARML, from the coding sequence ATGAAATTTAAATTTTTGAATATGGATAATGAGAGCGGTTTTATTTTGATTGAAAAGGAATTGAAGCGCTTGAAACTTTTTTCTCAAGTCAAAGAGAATTGCATTGAATTGAAAGGCGAGAATGTAGAGCGAGCGAGAATTTATCTTAAAACGCTTTTTAACTCTAACATTGTGGAATTAGACGATAACAAAAAAAGCGCGAACGCTTTAATAGAGCGCTTGAAATCTTTAAATTTAAAAATCGCAGTGGCTGAAAGCTGCTCTGGGGGGTTGCTATCGCATGCATTCACTTCCGTTAGTGGGGCTTCAGCGGTTTTTATGGGGGGTATTGTGTGCTACAATGAAGAGGTCAAGCGCGAAATATTAAAGGTCAATGCCACGACTTTAAAAATCTTTGGGGTTTATAGCGAAGAATGCGTGAAAGAAATGCTATCAGGCGTGTTTTTAAATTTTAAAGCGGATTTAGCGCTAGCGATTAGCGGGGTGGCTGGCCCTAATGGGGGGAGTAAGGCTAATCCTGTAGGCACGATTTATATTGGCGTGCAAAAGTCAGGATCTCATGCCCTCATTGATCGCTGTTTTTTTGAAGGCGATAGAGAGAGTGTCCAAAATAAAAGCGTAGAGCATGCCCTAAACATGCTCGCTAGAATGCTATAA
- a CDS encoding TRL-like family protein — protein sequence MKLASVCLGVLISGCASSYPTGSLFTMVTVPVSGNDTQYSKEGRASCWSVFSLVAAGNCSVEKAAKSGGITKIKMVSREANNFLGIVGKYTTIVQGD from the coding sequence ATCAAATTAGCTAGCGTGTGCTTGGGCGTTTTGATAAGCGGTTGTGCGTCGTCTTATCCAACTGGATCTCTTTTCACTATGGTAACGGTTCCAGTTTCCGGAAACGATACGCAATACTCTAAAGAGGGGCGTGCGAGTTGTTGGAGCGTTTTTAGTCTTGTAGCCGCTGGTAATTGTTCTGTAGAAAAGGCAGCTAAGAGTGGCGGTATCACTAAGATTAAAATGGTGAGCCGTGAGGCTAACAACTTTTTAGGCATCGTTGGTAAATACACCACAATCGTTCAAGGCGACTAG
- the recO gene encoding recombination protein RecO gives MQGFLLQTQSIRDEDLIVHVLTKNHLKTLYRFYGKRHSVLNVGRKIDFEEENDDKFLPKIRNILHLGYIWEREMERLFFWQRFCFLLFKHLEGVHSLDSIYFDTLDDGANKLSKQHPLRVILEMYATLLNFEGRLQSQNSCFLCDKKLENSVALAQGFVLAHPSCLKAKSLDLEKIQNFFRTQSTIFLETEEVEELWRTLNLGF, from the coding sequence ATGCAAGGGTTTCTTTTACAAACACAAAGCATAAGAGATGAGGATTTAATCGTGCACGTTTTGACTAAAAACCACCTCAAAACCCTCTATCGTTTCTACGGCAAACGCCACAGCGTGCTGAATGTGGGGCGTAAGATTGATTTTGAAGAAGAAAACGATGATAAGTTTTTACCCAAAATAAGGAATATTTTGCATTTAGGCTATATTTGGGAAAGAGAAATGGAACGCTTGTTTTTTTGGCAGCGCTTTTGTTTTTTGTTGTTCAAGCATTTAGAGGGCGTGCATTCTTTGGATAGCATCTATTTTGACACTTTAGACGATGGGGCTAACAAACTCTCCAAACAGCACCCCTTAAGAGTGATTTTAGAAATGTATGCAACGCTTTTGAATTTTGAAGGGCGCTTGCAAAGCCAAAACTCTTGTTTTTTATGCGATAAGAAATTAGAAAATTCCGTCGCTTTAGCGCAAGGGTTTGTTTTAGCGCACCCCTCTTGTTTGAAAGCTAAAAGCTTGGATTTAGAAAAAATCCAAAATTTTTTTCGCACTCAAAGCACGATTTTTTTAGAAACAGAAGAAGTGGAAGAATTGTGGCGCACGCTGAATTTAGGGTTTTAA